A portion of the Maylandia zebra isolate NMK-2024a linkage group LG9, Mzebra_GT3a, whole genome shotgun sequence genome contains these proteins:
- the si:ch73-206p6.1 gene encoding phospholipid scramblase 1 isoform X1, whose amino-acid sequence MSVSPTMSHQLPLDGMNMYAVPSPGIPGCPPGLEYLTQVDQLLIKQKVELIEALIGFESNNKYEVRNVMGQNVFYAVEENDCLSRQCCGPLRSFTIHILDNFGQEIITVTRPLKCMSCFFPCCLQELEVQAPPGNTVGYVIQQWHPFSPKFIVANEHNEPVLKIHGPFCGWSCLPDVDFEILTIDEVSKIGKISKQWTGLLREAFTDSDNFGIQFPMDLDVKIKAVMIGACFLIDFMFFESTN is encoded by the exons ATGTCTGTGTCGCCCACCAT GTCTCATCAACTCCCTCTGGACGGTATGAACATGTATGCTGTGCCCAGCCCGGGAATACCAGGCTGTCCCCCAGGATTAGAGTACCTGACGCAG GTagatcagctgctcatcaaaCAGAAAGTTGAGTTGATTGAAG CTCTTATTGGTTTTGAAAGCAATAATAAGTATGAAGTTCGTAATGTCATGGGCCAGAACGTCTTCTACGCTGTCGAGGAGAACGACTGTCTGAGTCGACAGTGTTGCGGTCCCCTGCGCTCCTTCACCATCCACATCCTTGACAATTTTGGACAAGAAATCATCACTGTCACCAGACCACTTAAGTGCATGTCATGCTTCTTCCCTTGTTGTCTACAAGAG CTGGAGGTGCAGGCTCCCCCCGGCAACACAGTGGGCTATGTGATACAACAGTGGCATCCCTTCTCCCCTAAATTTATTGTTGCTAACGAACATAACGAACCTGTACTGAAAATTCATGGGCCTTTCTGCGGATGGAGCTGCCTTCCAGATGTTGACTTTGAG ATTTTAACAATCGATGAAGTCAGCAAGATTGGGAAAATCAGTAAGCAGTGGACAGGGCTTCTTAGGGAGGCATTCACAGATTCAGACAACTTTGGTATCCAGTTTCCCATGGATCTGGATGTGAAAATCAAGGCTGTGATGATCGGCGCATGTTTTCTCATT GATTTCATGTTCTTTGAGTCAACTAACTAG
- the si:ch73-206p6.1 gene encoding phospholipid scramblase 1 isoform X2, which yields MNMYAVPSPGIPGCPPGLEYLTQVDQLLIKQKVELIEALIGFESNNKYEVRNVMGQNVFYAVEENDCLSRQCCGPLRSFTIHILDNFGQEIITVTRPLKCMSCFFPCCLQELEVQAPPGNTVGYVIQQWHPFSPKFIVANEHNEPVLKIHGPFCGWSCLPDVDFEILTIDEVSKIGKISKQWTGLLREAFTDSDNFGIQFPMDLDVKIKAVMIGACFLIDFMFFESTN from the exons ATGAACATGTATGCTGTGCCCAGCCCGGGAATACCAGGCTGTCCCCCAGGATTAGAGTACCTGACGCAG GTagatcagctgctcatcaaaCAGAAAGTTGAGTTGATTGAAG CTCTTATTGGTTTTGAAAGCAATAATAAGTATGAAGTTCGTAATGTCATGGGCCAGAACGTCTTCTACGCTGTCGAGGAGAACGACTGTCTGAGTCGACAGTGTTGCGGTCCCCTGCGCTCCTTCACCATCCACATCCTTGACAATTTTGGACAAGAAATCATCACTGTCACCAGACCACTTAAGTGCATGTCATGCTTCTTCCCTTGTTGTCTACAAGAG CTGGAGGTGCAGGCTCCCCCCGGCAACACAGTGGGCTATGTGATACAACAGTGGCATCCCTTCTCCCCTAAATTTATTGTTGCTAACGAACATAACGAACCTGTACTGAAAATTCATGGGCCTTTCTGCGGATGGAGCTGCCTTCCAGATGTTGACTTTGAG ATTTTAACAATCGATGAAGTCAGCAAGATTGGGAAAATCAGTAAGCAGTGGACAGGGCTTCTTAGGGAGGCATTCACAGATTCAGACAACTTTGGTATCCAGTTTCCCATGGATCTGGATGTGAAAATCAAGGCTGTGATGATCGGCGCATGTTTTCTCATT GATTTCATGTTCTTTGAGTCAACTAACTAG